The region TGGCGACTAGGTCTCCGGGGGCCACGCCTACTTGATTCACTGCGCGCACTAAGTCGTCGAGCGTAGTGCCGGTGTCGAGCTTAAACATGCGCGAGTCTTGTTGTTGAACATTAACAGTACTGTTGGGCACCACTACGGTTTCGCCGCCCGCCAGTGCATTGGGCTGTGACACCTCTGGGTTTTCAGAAATCATAATGGTTAAGCCACCGTGGGTAATAGCGGCGGGTTTAAGCCGCACATTTTGGCCTATCACTATGGTGCCGGTGCGCGAGTTAACTATGATTTTGGCGGACTCGTCGGCCACGTCTATCACTAGATTTTCTAGCGTCGACAAATAACTGACGCGCTCACTTGGGTCGCGCGGAGCATACACCTGCACCGAGGTAGCATCTAATGCTTGTGCATTATTGGGGCCCACCAAGTCGTTAATGGTCTCGGCCATGCGTTTAGCCGTGGTGAAATCTGAACGATGTAAGTTAAAGGTAATGGTATCGCCACGGCCAAAGGAGCTTTCAACTTCACGCTCTACCATAGCGCCAGCAGGAATACGGCCCACGGTCGGAATGTTAATCATGATGGACGAGCCATCGGCGCCCTCAGCACCCAAACCGCCGACTATTAAGCTGCCTTGGGCCAGCGCATACACACGCCCGTCCACACCTTTTAAGAAGGTTTGCAGCAAGGTGCCGCCACGTAGGCTTTTCGCCTCACCAATGGCCGATACGGTAATGTCGATGGTCTGGCCGGGCTTAGCAAAAGCGGGCAGTTCGGCGTGCACCGCCACCGGTGCCACGTCATTCATTTTAGGCCGCATGTTTTCTGGCACTGTAATGCCAAAGTTATTGAGCATGGTTCTAAAAGTTTGCGCGGCAAAGGCGTTGTTACGCTCGCCAGTACCGGGTAAACCCACCACCAAGCCATAACCCACCAATTGGTTGGCTCGCACGCCGGCCACCGAGCTAATGTCTTTAATACGCGCCGCCTGCGCAGGCATTATCGCCCCCGCCAATAAGGTTAAGCTCAGTAATAATCCGGTGAGCTGCTTCATGTATTTCTCCTGAGAACCTAAAACAAAACGGGAAACAATATCTAAAACGAGATCCTGACGTGCGTCAGGAAGACGGCTAAAACAAAATATAACCTGTAGCCGCCACTTGTTTTTAAGCAGAGGGTTTCGGCGGGCCAGCGCAGCTGGCTTTAAATATCTAAAACCAAAACCCAAACCAAACCGTGGCGAAGTCCTCTTTACCTAAGAGACGGCCACCTACAAGTGACAATACCTACAAAAATCACCTAACCCCGTAGCCGCCACTTGTTTTTATGCAGAGGGTTTCGCCGGGCCAGCATAGCTGGCTGTTTAAATCAAAACCGTGGCGAATAAATTGCCACCTACAACAGGGCCAGCTACCAAACACCTAAAACGAGATCCTGACGTGCGTCAGGAAGACGGCTAAAACAAAACATAACCTGTAGCCGGCAATTTATTCGCCGGTTCGCCTTAGCGAATATAGGTTGAATACCCAACACCAAACCGTGCCGAATACTCTTTACCTAAGAGACGGGCACCTACAAAGTTCAAGACCTACAAAAACACCGAATTTATTGGGCTTGGCACTTTCTTTAACCCTTCACGCCTCACGCTTCACTCGCGCTTAAAAAGGCATCCAAGGGCTGTTGAAGAAGGTGGATAACCAGCCGCGGGTTTGGGTGTTGGCAAAGTCGCCGGTGCCGCCGTAGTAAATGCGTGCGTTAGCCACGCGATTAGACTCTACGCGGTTGTCGGCACCAATGTCTTGCGGGCGGATCATGCCGCTAATGCGCACGTATTCCTCGCCGGTATTGAGCATGAGCCACTTTTCGCCCTGCACCATTAAATTACCGTTGGCCAGCACTTGAGATACGCTCACAGTAATGCTGCCTTGTAAGCTGTTGCTTTGATTAGTGTTAGCTTGGCCGTCAAACTCGTTGCCGCTCGACATAGACGCACTGAGCGGATAACCGCCAATTGAAATATCTTTCCCGCCGATATTAGGTGCGGCAATGTTAACGCTGGAGTCTTTCGCTTGCTGAGTGGTGGCCCGCTTTTGCGCACGAGTAGACTCAGCCAATTCCACGGTAATAATGTCACCAACGCGGTGCGCTTTAATGTCGGAATACAGGCTGTTGGCGTAGTTATCCTGAAAAATCGAGCCGTTAGGCTCTAATTGCTGTGCGCTCAGGCTAGGAATAACAGGCGCAAATGCCGGATCGTCGGGTTTAGGGGTATAAGGCGTACTGGCACAGCCTGCTAAACTTAAGCCCCCTATCACCACCACACTTATGGCCATCATTAGTTTGCGCATCGGCTCTACCTGCTTTTATTCAATTACAGCTGCTGATTAACGTAAGCCATCATTTCATCGACCGACGAGATAACCTTGGAGTTCATCTCATACACCCGCTGGGCTTGGATCAAGTTCACCAACTCTTCGGTCACGTTCACGTTTGAGGTTTCCAACATACCTTGCTTGATGGTGCCGTAGCCGTCGGCACCGGCAATGCCTTGCATAGCAGCGCCACTAGACTGAGTCTCTAAATACAAGTTTTCACCTTTGGGCTGCAAGCCCGCAGGGTTAGCGAAGTCGGTAATAATAAACTGGCCGATAACTTGTGACTGGGCTTGGCCGGCGATTTGTACCGACACTTCACCATTGGTGCCTACGCTGATGCTTTGCGCGTTATCGGGGATCTGCATTTCCGGCTGCAATGGGTAACCATTACCCGGCGTCACAATTACGCCCTCTTCGTTCAAAGCAAATTGACCATTACGGGTATAACCGGTGGTGCCATCGGGCAATTGCACTTCAAAAAATCCGCGGCCGTCAATCATCACATCCAGCGCGTTATCTGTGGTCTGCACACTGCCCTGAGTAAAGGTTTTTTGGGTGGCCACCACCTTACTACCAGCACCTAACATTAAGCCGGAGGGCAAGTTGGTGTCCGCCGTAGCACGACCACCGGGCTGGTGAACGTTTTGATAGAGCAAGTCTTCAAAAATCGCCCGGCCTTTTTTAAAACCAATGGTGCTGGCGTTCGCCAAGTTATTGGAGGTGACCGAGATATTGGTCTGCTGAGCGTCTAAGCCGGTTTTACTAATCCATAATGCGGGGTTCATTACACTCTCCTTTTATGCCTTTAACTACTTAGATGCGCAGCAGCTGAGCATGGGCTTTATCGTTTTCTTCTGCGTGACTCATCATTTTTAATTGGGTCTCAAAGCGGCGCTGCAGATCGATCAAATGGGTCATTTCGGCTACCGGGTTCACGTTACTGCCCTCCAGTGCGCCAGCAATCAGTTGTACTTGCGCGGAGGCCGCTTCGGCTTGACCGTCTTTACGACGAAACAGGCCATCTTGGCCTTTTTCCAGATCCGCATTGTTGGGCAGTACGGTTTTAATACGCTGCAGCTCAGCACCGCCGTTAGCGGGTTCGCCTTCTAAGCGGGCGAAGATGGTGCCGTCTTTGTTAATTTCCATTTTCTCTAACGGCAGCGGCAAAAAGATCGGCCCGCCGTTATCGTCTAATACGTTTAAGCCATTACTGGTTTGCAAGCGGCCATCTGGCGTGACTTGCAAGCTACCAAAGCGGGTATAGGCCTCGCCGCCATCTTTTGCTTCTACTGCCAACCAGCCGTCACCGGCTACGGCAACGTCAAGATCTCGACCTGTGGTTTGTATGGGGCC is a window of Oceanisphaera sp. IT1-181 DNA encoding:
- the flgF gene encoding flagellar basal-body rod protein FlgF, whose translation is MDKLLYIAMSGAKENMHSVAVRSNNLANANTTGFKADMEQARAMQAFGEGMPTRVFAMTERPGQNFATGPIQTTGRDLDVAVAGDGWLAVEAKDGGEAYTRFGSLQVTPDGRLQTSNGLNVLDDNGGPIFLPLPLEKMEINKDGTIFARLEGEPANGGAELQRIKTVLPNNADLEKGQDGLFRRKDGQAEAASAQVQLIAGALEGSNVNPVAEMTHLIDLQRRFETQLKMMSHAEENDKAHAQLLRI
- the flgG gene encoding flagellar basal-body rod protein FlgG, translated to MNPALWISKTGLDAQQTNISVTSNNLANASTIGFKKGRAIFEDLLYQNVHQPGGRATADTNLPSGLMLGAGSKVVATQKTFTQGSVQTTDNALDVMIDGRGFFEVQLPDGTTGYTRNGQFALNEEGVIVTPGNGYPLQPEMQIPDNAQSISVGTNGEVSVQIAGQAQSQVIGQFIITDFANPAGLQPKGENLYLETQSSGAAMQGIAGADGYGTIKQGMLETSNVNVTEELVNLIQAQRVYEMNSKVISSVDEMMAYVNQQL
- the flgH gene encoding flagellar basal body L-ring protein FlgH, encoding MRKLMMAISVVVIGGLSLAGCASTPYTPKPDDPAFAPVIPSLSAQQLEPNGSIFQDNYANSLYSDIKAHRVGDIITVELAESTRAQKRATTQQAKDSSVNIAAPNIGGKDISIGGYPLSASMSSGNEFDGQANTNQSNSLQGSITVSVSQVLANGNLMVQGEKWLMLNTGEEYVRISGMIRPQDIGADNRVESNRVANARIYYGGTGDFANTQTRGWLSTFFNSPWMPF
- a CDS encoding flagellar basal body P-ring protein FlgI; protein product: MKQLTGLLLSLTLLAGAIMPAQAARIKDISSVAGVRANQLVGYGLVVGLPGTGERNNAFAAQTFRTMLNNFGITVPENMRPKMNDVAPVAVHAELPAFAKPGQTIDITVSAIGEAKSLRGGTLLQTFLKGVDGRVYALAQGSLIVGGLGAEGADGSSIMINIPTVGRIPAGAMVEREVESSFGRGDTITFNLHRSDFTTAKRMAETINDLVGPNNAQALDATSVQVYAPRDPSERVSYLSTLENLVIDVADESAKIIVNSRTGTIVIGQNVRLKPAAITHGGLTIMISENPEVSQPNALAGGETVVVPNSTVNVQQQDSRMFKLDTGTTLDDLVRAVNQVGVAPGDLVAILEALRQAGAIQGELVII